The proteins below are encoded in one region of Triticum aestivum cultivar Chinese Spring chromosome 1B, IWGSC CS RefSeq v2.1, whole genome shotgun sequence:
- the LOC123081156 gene encoding uncharacterized protein: MHEEKRVVAHSTLRRRLLLSSRVLAGPCCHPSMLTSHHLKVCPRRNCWFRTLASSWHGQDRSDVRDGGEGDGVPGRAFQPANLGLRKEDEEQLLSGLVVGTSGQGFEMLKEEDNRNFCDVLSSIFFSLL, encoded by the exons ATGCATGAGGAGAAACGGGTTGTTGCCCACAGCACGCTGCGGCGACGTCTTCTCCTCTCTTCGCGGGTGCTCGCCGGTCCATGCTGCCACCCATCAATGTTGACAAGTCACCATCTAAAAGTTTGTCCGAGGAG AAACTGCTGGTTTCGAACGCTAGCAAGCTCCTGGCATGGACAAGACAGAAGTG ATGTTCGGGATGGTGGAGAAGGAGATGGAGTACCGGGTCGAGCTTTTCAACCG GCAAATTTGGGGCTGAGGAAAGAAGACGAGGAGCAACTTCTCTCTGGTCTGGTCGTTGGAACTTCAGGACAAG GTTTTGAAATGTTGAAGGAGGAGGACAATAGGAACTTCTGTGATGTCTTGtcatctattttcttttctttgttgtaG